In Streptococcus parauberis NCFD 2020, the sequence ATCAATACGGAATCTCCTATCACGATAGGGTTAGAAGATTTAGTTTATCATGGACCCAATGTTCAAGTTTTAATGGAATTCTATGATGAAATGGACTTTAAACAACTTAAAGCTGGACTTGAAACAGAAGTGCCACAAGAAAAGGCTGAAATTTCTTTTGAAGTTGTCACTAGTGAAGACCAAATTGTCTTTACTGACCAAGACCTCTTTTACTTTGAAATTCTCAAAGATAATTATCACAGAGAAGATATCCATGCTTTTGCATGGGGCAATAGTGACTATATCTACGTCTCCAAAGATTCTGCATTATTGACTGGTCCAAGTTTCACAAAACGCCTGGCAGAACCTATTGCAACCTATGATTTTAAGCGTAGTAAAGTGCTCCTTAGTCACCTAGGAATTGATTTGCCTCAAGCTAATTATGATGCTCGCTTAGCCAATTACCTCTTATCAAACATTGAAGACAATGAGCTAGCGACTATTGCGCGCCTACACACCAATCTAAATATGGAAGCCGATGAAGTGGTTTACGGAAAAGGTGTTAAACGGGCCTTCCCTGAAGATGAGGCTTTGTTTGACCATTTAGCTCGGAAGATTCAGGTTTTGGTTGATAGCAAAGCGGTCATCTTAGATAAGTTGGCAGTTAATAAAGAAGAAGACCTTTATTTTGATATTGAGTTGCCACTGGCCAACGTATTAGCCAAGATGGAAATTGCAGGGATCACGGTTAATAAAACAGCCCTGCAAGAAATGGCTGAGCAAAATAAAGCGGTCATTGAAAGCCTAACAGAAGAAATTTACGAGATGGCTGGCGAAGAGTTTAACATAAACTCACCAAAACAATTAGGTTCAATTTTATTTGAAAAAATGCAATTGCCACTAGAGATGACTAAGAAAACAAAGACTGGTTATTCGACAGCTGTTGATGTTTTGGAACGACTAGCTCCAATTGCACCAATTGTTGCAAAAATTTTAGACTACCGTCAAATCAGTAAATTACAATCGACTTATGTCATTGGTTTGCAAGACTACATCATGTCTGACGGGAAAATTCATACCCGTTACATTCAAGATTTGACCCAGACAGGTCGTCTGTCTAGTTCAGACCCTAACTTGCAAAATATTCCAGTTCGTTTAGAACAAGGCCGTTTAATTAGAAAAGCATTCTTGCCATCCTCGGAAGATGCGGTCTTGTTAAGTTCAGACTATTCACAAATTGAATTACGTGTGCTTGCCCATATTTCTGGGGATGAACACTTGATTGCTGCTTTTAAAGAAAATGCTGATATTCATACCTCAACTGCTATGCGTGTTTTTGGTATTGAAAAAGAAGAAGATGTTACGCCAAATGATCGTCGTAATGCCAAAGCAGTTAACTTTGGAATTGTCTATGGCATCTCTGATTTTGGCTTGTCAAATAATTTAGGGATTACACGTAAAAAAGCAAAAGACTACATTGAAACTTACTTTGAACGTTATCCAGGCATTAAAGAATATATGGAAACTGTTGTGCGTGATGCCAGAGACACTGGCTATGTTGAGACGCTCTTTAATCGCCGTCGTGAATTACCGGATATCAATTCCCGTAATTTCAACATTCGTTCTTTTGCGGAGCGGACAGCTATTAACTCGCCAATTCAAGGTAGCGCAGCTGATATCCTAAAAATCGCAATGATTAATTTGGACAAAGCGCTTAGTGAAGGTCAATTTAAAGCTAAGATGTTACTTCAGGTTCATGATGAAATCGTGTTGGAAGTTCCAAATGACGAATTAGAGGCTATTAAGGCTTTAGTGAAGAAAACGATGGAAGGTGCTGTTGATTTAGCTGTTCCATTATTGGCTGATGAAAATACTGGTAAAACTTGGTATGAAGCTAAGTAGATTAAGGAAATCTTTTTGATTTAATGTTTTTGTGTTATAATAAGAAACAAATGAGATCGAAAAGGCAAGACAATGGAGATTTCAATGACTTATCAATTTAAGAACCCAAGTGATGATGTCATCGCTGATTATTTAAGAAAAACACATAAGATTGCTGTGGTTGGTTTATCTAGTAAACCGGAAGCGGCTTCTTACAGTGTGGCAAAATTCATGCAAGCTATGGGCTATGAAATCGTTCCTGTTAATCCAGGGATGGTTGGCCAAGAAATTCTTGGTGAAAAAGTTTACGCGACTTTAGCTGATATTCCTTTCCCAGTTGATATGGTTGATGTTTTCCGTCCAAGTGAAGCTCTTCCACAAGTGGCCAAAGAATTTATTCATACTGATGCTAAGATTTTTTGGGCACAGTTAGGCTTAGAAAATAAAGATGCTGAAGCTATTCTTCGTGGTGCAAATCGTCATAATGTTGTCATGAATAAATGCCTTAAAATTGAATACCGCTCACTAATGCACCAATTAGATTAATTCTTTTAATCGAAAATAATCGATAGAAATGGAGATGCCATTGGACGTTCACTCACATAATCAACAAGCTTTGGACATGTTCGAAAATGTCTTAGAGCATTTGCGCGAAAAACACATCAGAATTACGGAAACTCGTAAGGCTATTATTTCCTATATGATTGTGTCTACTGAACATCCCAGTGCAGATAGAATCTATCGTGATCTAAAAGATGACTATCCTAATATGAGTTTAGCAACTGTTTATAATAATTTGAAAGTTTTAGTTGATGAAGGATTTGTGTCTGAAATTAAAATTTCAAATGATTTAACAACTTATTATGACTTTATGGGGCACCAACACGTAAATGTCGTTTGTGAGGTCTGTGGTAAAATTGCTGACTTTATGGATGTGGATGTAATGGATGTCTCTAAAGAGGCCCATGAGCAAACTGGTTACCAAATAACACGTATTCCAATCATTGCCTATGGAATTTGTCCAGATTGTCAAAAATCTAAAAAAAGACTATTTTAAAAGAGCCTAACAAAATGATAGGCTCTTTTTTAGATGACTCTTTATATTCTTGTTCAGTTTTATCTAGTGTTTTTGATTTATGTTGAACCTAATTTTCTTCTTGAGCATTTGCTGAGTCAGCTTTAGGTTCGATTGGTGGTAAGACATCGACCTTTGGCTCTTTATATATAGGGTCAGATTTCTCTTCCTTGTCAGTTATTTCTTCAACTGGGACGGCTACTAGTTTATCATCTAGATGACGGTAGAAATTAGCGCATGCAGTTGTGAAATATGGTGTAACGTAGAAGTATAGAAGACCCAAACTACAGAAAACTAGGATATACCAACCGATGAAACTTAATTGTAAGAGGAAGAATTTCCATTTGTAACCTTTCATTAGTTCTTTACTTTTATCTATAGCAGATACTGCACCTTGGTAACTTTCTGTGACTGTTTGGTCGTATAAAACGTATTCTGCCATAGCGTAAGCCAGCTGGCGATTGATAGAAAGATATAGGCCTCCAAGCGCAATTGGTACCCCAATAAAGAGCAAGGCAATTGCCATAGCAGAAGCTCCCTCAGTTGTTAAGATAGTGTATCCGATGATTGACATGCTTAACCCAACGATGAAAATAATGATCCAGAGTAATAAGAGTAAGAAGCGCAAAAGGAACAAGCCAATCAATTTCCAGACAAGTTGACTAGAAAGTGTAATACTAGCATCTTGAAAGGAAACTTCAGTGCGACGGCCTCTGAGAACTTGTAGCATGGTAAATGCTGCAGAAGTAATGAAGAATGCCGAAATAATATTGAGAATCAATGGAAAGAGGGAGGCTGCAAAAGTTGGTTCAACCCCTTGTCTTTGAAGTATCCCTTCACGGACTTGAATGAAAATTAAGGCAAATTGGATTAATATTGGAACAAGGAACAAGGCTGTTTTCCCAGGAAGTCCTTTCAAAGCTTGTTTTGCTTCTTTTTTTATTTGTGAAATTGACATAGTTTCTCCTTTAAATCATTATAACACAGTCTAATCAGATTAGAAATAGACTCTGACTTGTAAAAATTTTGTCAGAACGTATGACAAGCTGATGTAAATTTGGTAGAATAATAAGGCTATACGATACAGATATTTGGCCTTTGCCAATTAATTAATAAATGCTCAAGACTGTTTATCTTGAAAGCGAGGAAACAATGACAGATTATCCAATTAAATACAGATTAATCAAAAAAGACAAACGAACTGGTGCTCGTCTGGGTGAGATCATCACACCACACGGAACTTTCCCAACACCGATGTTTATGCCAGTTGGTACACAAGCCACGGTTAAAACACAATCTCCTGAAGAATTGAAGCAAATGGGTTCAGGAATTATCCTATCTAATACCTATCATTTATGGCTCCGCCCTGGTGATGAGTTAATTGCTAGAGCTGGTGGACTCCATAAATTTATGAACTGGGATCAACCAATTTTAACCGATTCAGGTGGTTTTCAGGTTTATTCATTAGCAGATTCACGAAATATTACTGAAGAGGGTGTAACCTTTAAAAACCATTTGAATGGCTCAAAAATGTTTCTTTCTCCAGAAAAAGCCATCTCTATCCAGAATAATTTGGGTTCAGATATTATGATGAGTTTTGATGAGTGCCCTCAGTTCTACCAACCATATGATTATGTTAAGAAATCAATTGAGCGTACTAGTCGTTGGGCAGAACGTGGCTTAAATGCTCACCGTCGCCCACATGACCAAGGTTTATTTGGGATTGTTCAGGGAGCTGGTTTTGAAGACTTGCGTCGTCAGTCAGCAGCTGATTTAGTGTCAATGGATTTCCCTGGCTATTCAATTGGTGGACTTGCTGTCGGTGAAACCCATGATGAAATGAATGCTGTACTGGACTTCACAACACAGCTTTTACCAGAAAATAAACCACGCTATTTAATGGGTGTTGGTGCACCGGATAGCCTGATTGATGGCGTTATTCGTGGTGTTGATATGTTTGACTGTGTCTTACCAACAAGGATTGCCAGAAATGGAACTTGTATGACGAGTGAGGGTCGACTAGTGGTTAAGAATGCTAAGTTTGCAGAAGACTTTACCCCACTTGACCATGATTGTGACTGTTACACTTGTCAAAATTATACACGTGCTTACATTCGTCATTTGCTAAAAGCAGATGAAACCTTTGGCATCCGTTTAACAAGTTATCATAATCTTTACTTCCTAGTTAACTTGATGAAAAAAGTTCGTCAAGCTATCATGGATGATAACTTACTAGAATTCCGTGAAGATTTCTTGGAACGTTATGGTTATAATAAATCAAGTCGTAATTTTTAAACAGAGCTAGTCTCTGTTTTTTTAGTGTCTTTTTGTTAACCTGTTTGAAAAATTGGGTTGACAGAATACCTAAAATTTTTTAAACTGACAAAGTAAGGAGAAGTGATGATTATTTATGGATTGCAATTAGATGCTGCAGGACGATGCCAGCATTATCACACCGAGCAAGATATTGTGGCACTAAAATGTCACGGCTGTCAGAAGTATTATGCATGCTACAAATGTCATGATAGCTTAGAGGACCATCTTTTCCAAGCTAATCCAAGTTCGGAATGGTTCCCAGTTTTTTGTGGCATCTGTCAAACACCTTTGTCTCAAGAAAGTTATGCTAAGGGGTACTGCCCTTCTTGCCTTAGTCAATTCAATCCCAAATGTCAACTTCACAAATCGATCTATTTTCAAAAGGAGACTTCATGAAAGATACACGCACACTGACTCAAATTGCCTTGATGACAACCCTGATTATTGTCTTGGGCTTTATCCCGCCTATCCCACTTGGCTTTATCCCTGTCCCAATTGTTCTTCAAAACTTAGGGATTATGATGGCAGCCCTGCTATTAGGATGGAAAAAAGGAAGTATCTCAATATTCCTTTTCTTAATCATTAGTGTTTTCCTTCCAGCTTTTACAGGAGGGAACACCTTGCTGCCAGTACTTGCTGGACCAACTGTCGGCTATGTCCTTTCTTGGCTCTTTGTGCCAATCCTATATAGCCTCTTTACAGCAAATCAACCAACAAAAAAACCAGTTTGGATTTTCTTAGCTATTTTTCTTGCCGGCGTTCTTTGGGTTGACGTTTTGGGGTCAATTGGCCTAGCCTTCAAACTGGGCATGCCACTGAAAACAGCCTTATTATCTAACTTAGCTTTTGTACCTGGGGACACCATTAAAGCTATTTTGGCCTGTTTAGTAGCCAGTCGCGTCAAGGTAGAATCAACAAGTCCTAAAAAAAGCTTAGCCTAGTTGTCTCCTCAAAACCAAAATTTATCAGATTTTGGTATAATATGAGGAAAAGAAGAAGGCAGGTAGACAGATGAAAGTGACAACTTTAGGGTCTTGGGGAGGCTATCCCTATCAAGATGGTGGGACAACCTCTTATTTAATTACTGGTGACAATGGTTTTCAACTGCTGATGGATGCTGGGAGCCGAGCTTTAAATGAATTAGAAAAAGAAATTAGTCCATTGGACTTAGATGCGGTCATCATCAGCCACTATCATCCGGATCATGTTGCTGATTTAGGGGTGCTCAGACACTACCGTCAATTGTATCCAAAGCATTTGTGGGAACCCAAAGCCTTACCCATTTATGGTCATAATGAAGATCAATTTGAGTTTGCGAAATTAACGTTGCCAGAGGTATCTGTTGGGATTGCCTATGATGTTACAGGGACACAATCAATTGGTCCTTTTGATATTGCTTTTATCAAAACGGTTCATCCAGTTGTTTGTTATGCTTTCCGGATTGTTGAGCGTAAAACTGGCCAAGTTTTTGTTTTCACGGGTGATACAGGTTACTTTGATG encodes:
- a CDS encoding DUF975 family protein, translating into MSISQIKKEAKQALKGLPGKTALFLVPILIQFALIFIQVREGILQRQGVEPTFAASLFPLILNIISAFFITSAAFTMLQVLRGRRTEVSFQDASITLSSQLVWKLIGLFLLRFLLLLLWIIIFIVGLSMSIIGYTILTTEGASAMAIALLFIGVPIALGGLYLSINRQLAYAMAEYVLYDQTVTESYQGAVSAIDKSKELMKGYKWKFFLLQLSFIGWYILVFCSLGLLYFYVTPYFTTACANFYRHLDDKLVAVPVEEITDKEEKSDPIYKEPKVDVLPPIEPKADSANAQEEN
- a CDS encoding MBL fold metallo-hydrolase, whose amino-acid sequence is MKVTTLGSWGGYPYQDGGTTSYLITGDNGFQLLMDAGSRALNELEKEISPLDLDAVIISHYHPDHVADLGVLRHYRQLYPKHLWEPKALPIYGHNEDQFEFAKLTLPEVSVGIAYDVTGTQSIGPFDIAFIKTVHPVVCYAFRIVERKTGQVFVFTGDTGYFDELADFAQGADLFLADVYLYEGNENHFAHLTSKEAGQIAQQARVKKLVLTHMPPVAPQGIDSENHLALLKAETVKYAGAIPVDLAMPHLSWDLGSLK
- a CDS encoding biotin transporter BioY; translated protein: MKDTRTLTQIALMTTLIIVLGFIPPIPLGFIPVPIVLQNLGIMMAALLLGWKKGSISIFLFLIISVFLPAFTGGNTLLPVLAGPTVGYVLSWLFVPILYSLFTANQPTKKPVWIFLAIFLAGVLWVDVLGSIGLAFKLGMPLKTALLSNLAFVPGDTIKAILACLVASRVKVESTSPKKSLA
- the perR gene encoding peroxide-responsive transcriptional repressor PerR; the protein is MDVHSHNQQALDMFENVLEHLREKHIRITETRKAIISYMIVSTEHPSADRIYRDLKDDYPNMSLATVYNNLKVLVDEGFVSEIKISNDLTTYYDFMGHQHVNVVCEVCGKIADFMDVDVMDVSKEAHEQTGYQITRIPIIAYGICPDCQKSKKRLF
- a CDS encoding CHY zinc finger protein; this translates as MIIYGLQLDAAGRCQHYHTEQDIVALKCHGCQKYYACYKCHDSLEDHLFQANPSSEWFPVFCGICQTPLSQESYAKGYCPSCLSQFNPKCQLHKSIYFQKETS
- a CDS encoding CoA-binding protein, whose protein sequence is MTYQFKNPSDDVIADYLRKTHKIAVVGLSSKPEAASYSVAKFMQAMGYEIVPVNPGMVGQEILGEKVYATLADIPFPVDMVDVFRPSEALPQVAKEFIHTDAKIFWAQLGLENKDAEAILRGANRHNVVMNKCLKIEYRSLMHQLD
- the polA gene encoding DNA polymerase I; the protein is MEKKNKLLLIDGSSVAFRAFFALYSQIDRFKNQSGLHTNAIYGFHLMLDHMMKRIQPTHILVAFDAGKTTFRTEMFADYKAGRAKTPDEFREQFPYIREMLTALGVPFYDLANYEADDIIGTLDKMAEKTEVPFDVTIVSGDKDLIQLTDANTVVEISRKGVTDFEEFTPAYLMEKMGLTPEQFIDLKALMGDKSDNIPGVTKIGEKTGLKLLHEFGSLEGIYENIDSFKASKMKENLINDKEQAFLSKTLATINTESPITIGLEDLVYHGPNVQVLMEFYDEMDFKQLKAGLETEVPQEKAEISFEVVTSEDQIVFTDQDLFYFEILKDNYHREDIHAFAWGNSDYIYVSKDSALLTGPSFTKRLAEPIATYDFKRSKVLLSHLGIDLPQANYDARLANYLLSNIEDNELATIARLHTNLNMEADEVVYGKGVKRAFPEDEALFDHLARKIQVLVDSKAVILDKLAVNKEEDLYFDIELPLANVLAKMEIAGITVNKTALQEMAEQNKAVIESLTEEIYEMAGEEFNINSPKQLGSILFEKMQLPLEMTKKTKTGYSTAVDVLERLAPIAPIVAKILDYRQISKLQSTYVIGLQDYIMSDGKIHTRYIQDLTQTGRLSSSDPNLQNIPVRLEQGRLIRKAFLPSSEDAVLLSSDYSQIELRVLAHISGDEHLIAAFKENADIHTSTAMRVFGIEKEEDVTPNDRRNAKAVNFGIVYGISDFGLSNNLGITRKKAKDYIETYFERYPGIKEYMETVVRDARDTGYVETLFNRRRELPDINSRNFNIRSFAERTAINSPIQGSAADILKIAMINLDKALSEGQFKAKMLLQVHDEIVLEVPNDELEAIKALVKKTMEGAVDLAVPLLADENTGKTWYEAK
- the tgt gene encoding tRNA guanosine(34) transglycosylase Tgt, with protein sequence MTDYPIKYRLIKKDKRTGARLGEIITPHGTFPTPMFMPVGTQATVKTQSPEELKQMGSGIILSNTYHLWLRPGDELIARAGGLHKFMNWDQPILTDSGGFQVYSLADSRNITEEGVTFKNHLNGSKMFLSPEKAISIQNNLGSDIMMSFDECPQFYQPYDYVKKSIERTSRWAERGLNAHRRPHDQGLFGIVQGAGFEDLRRQSAADLVSMDFPGYSIGGLAVGETHDEMNAVLDFTTQLLPENKPRYLMGVGAPDSLIDGVIRGVDMFDCVLPTRIARNGTCMTSEGRLVVKNAKFAEDFTPLDHDCDCYTCQNYTRAYIRHLLKADETFGIRLTSYHNLYFLVNLMKKVRQAIMDDNLLEFREDFLERYGYNKSSRNF